The following proteins are co-located in the Eleginops maclovinus isolate JMC-PN-2008 ecotype Puerto Natales chromosome 1, JC_Emac_rtc_rv5, whole genome shotgun sequence genome:
- the irx7 gene encoding iroquois homeobox 7, producing the protein MPASQSGIGSFFLERNISMPTGYQILGLQQQQQQQQQAQHLAAMAAGIPLTYSGLQGYNFIPYPHHRHITHMNNGFDLKAASPYHPALLARGGAFYSPYRPGAAEDPSRVAKVATRESTGALKAWLNEHLKNPYPTKGEKIMLAIITKMSLTQVSTWFANARRRLKKENRVSWACNKGKSDEEDEDDEQEGESDDADSSMQNLDEEEAQVDPTDTEEKLLESSASVDARLDMQPSSEQEDRRELALVKKVEKSDSDHTISALESKESSQKPKIWSLAETATSEIVKKPLDSIYNPAGKLWAEWASRNGLFVPSCYTTHEIV; encoded by the exons ATGCCCGCATCGCAAAGTGGAATTGGTAGCTTTTTCTTGGAGAGGAACATCAGCATGCCGACTGGATATCAGATCCTGggactgcagcagcagcagcagcagcagcagcaggctcaACACCTGGCCGCGATGGCAGCTGGGATTCCTCTAACTTACTCAGGACTACAGGGATACAACTTCATCCCCTATCCGCACCACAGGCACATCACACACATG aACAACGGTTTCGACTTGAAGGCCGCTTCTCCATACCATCCTGCACTCCTGGCTCGTGGGGGGGCTTTCTACTCTCCGTACCGCCCCGGAGCAGCAGAGGATCCCAGTAGAGTCGCCAAAGTGGCCACAAGAGAGAGCACCGGGGCGCTGAAGGCCTGGCTGAACGAGCACCTGAAGAACCCGTACCCTACGAAAGGCGAGAAGATCATGCTCGCCATCATCACCAAGATGAGCCTCACGCAGGTCTCCACCTGGTTCGCTAACGCAAGGCGACGCCTGAAGAAGGAGAACCGGGTGAGCTGGGCGTGTAATAAGGGGAAATCAgacgaggaggatgaggatgatgagCAGGAAGGGGAGAGCGACGATGCAGATAGTTCAATGCAGAACCTGGATGAGGAAGAGGCTCAGGTCGACCCTACCGACACCGAGGAGAAGCTGTTGGAGAGCTCTGCTTCTGTGGATGCACGTCTGGACATGCAGCCAAGCAGCGAGCAGGAAGACAGAAGAGAACTTGCACTTGTCaagaaagttgagaaaagtgaCTCTGACCACACGATATCCGCTTTGGAGAGTAAAGAAAGCAGCCAGAAACCCAAAATCTGGTCTTTGGCTGAGACTGCCACATCAGAGATTGTGAAGAAACCCCTGGACAGTATTTACAACCCGGCAGGAAAGCTGTGGGCAGAGTGGGCTTCAAGAAACGGGCTGTTTGTCCCCTCGTGCTACACCACTCATGAAATCGTCTAA